TCTACGCGGCGGCGGCCTAGGCTTCGATCGTCAACCATGTTGTCCATATTGCCTTACGGAGGCCGCCATGCCCTTGTCCACCCTCGCCGACGCCCCGCACTTCGCCCGCGACGGCTTCACCTTCCGCCCGCTGGCCGTGCCCTCGCGCGGCAGCACCGAGCTGGCCGTCTGGGCCCTGGACCTGGAGCCCGGCGCGGTCAGCGAGACGCACAGCATGGACCGTGAAGAGATCTTCGTCGTCATCGGCGGCGCGGTCTGCGCCACCGTCGGCGGCCGCGAGGCGACCGCCGGCCCGGGCGACGCGATCATCGTGCCGGCGCACGCCGGCCTGCAGATCCGCAACGCGAGCACCGAGGAGCCGGCGCGGCTCACCGTGGCCACGTCCGTCGGGATGCGGGCGATCGTGGGCGGCGCGCCCTTCACCCCGCCCTGGGCTCAGTAGGAGCCGCGGAGACCGACCTGGGCCACACCGCGTTGGCGCGACCCGGTCGTCGTGAACCCGCCTCCGACGGGTGGCGGACCTATCCCTCGCGGCCCTCTCGGCCGCCTCTGGCCCGGGAGGCCAGGTAGGCCTCGCGGTAGCGCGCCGGCTGGGTGCCCAGCACCCGCAGGAAGTTGGCGCGCATCGCCGGGCCCGAGGCGAAGCCCGAGCGCCGGGCCACCTCGTCCACCGGCAGGTCGGTGGACTCCAGGATGCGCTGGGCGGCGATCACCCGCTGGGAGTTCACCCATCTCAGCGGCGTGGTCCCGGTGACCTCCAGGAAGCGCCGGTCGAAGGTCCGCCGGGACATCGCGGAGTGTTTGGCGAACTCGTCGACGTCGAAGGGCTCGGCCAGGTGGTCCAGGGCCCAGCTCATGGCGTCGCCGATCGGCGTGCCGGCGCCGAGTTCGCTGGGCAGGTGGCGGTCGAAGTACGCGGCCTGGCCGCTGCGCCGGCCGGGGCCCACCACCAGGCGGCGGGCCAGCGCGCTGGCCGCCTCCGCGCCGTGGTCCATGCGGACCAGGTACAGACACAGATCCAGGCCGGCCGCGGCGCCGGCGCCGGTGACCACGTCGCCGTGGTCGATCTGCATCGAGCGGGCGTCCACCTTCACCCGGCGGTGATGGCGGGCCAGGGCCGGCGCGTACATCCAGTGCGTGGTGGCCCCGCGGCCGTCGAGGACGCCGGCCGCGGCCAGCACGAAGACCCCAGAGTCGAACGCGGCCAGCCGCGCGCCCTCCTTGTGGGCCTTGCGTACCGCGGCCAGCGCCGGTTCCGGGGGCCGTTCCCCCGGAGCCCGCCAGGCCGGCACGATCACCGTGCCGGCCTGGTCGGCGCCGGACAGGCCGAAGGGCGTGGACACCCGCAGCGACCCGGTCGTGGCCAGCGGGCCGGCCTCGCCGGCGCACACCAGCAACCGGTAGTACGGCAGGCCCATGACGCGCCGGTCGACGCCGAACACCGAGATCGGTATCGACGATTCGAACAAGGGGGCGTCCCGGAAGAGCAGGACGGCGACGGTACCCCGGTCGCGCGTGGGTGCCAGGCGCGGGCGGGGGGCAGTCAGAGTCATTGGCGCGGGCTGACCTCTCTGGTCCAGATGGATCGTCGGAACGAGCCATTTTCCTTTGTGCGCAAAGGCAAAAGCGACTTGGAGCGGAAGCCGTGCCGGGCCGGTGATTATCAGAACACATACATGATCGGGGCACGAGTGTCCACCCGCGCGCCGCCGGGCGCGCGGCCCCGCCCCGGTGGCGCACGGTGGTGATCTGTGGTGACCTACTAATAATCTGGGGTGATCTACTTCAAGATCGTCGCGGGGGAAAACGGCGCGGGGGACGGCGGAAAGGGGGCACGTCACATGGGGCGGACAACGCAAACGGATCGGCGGCAGGCGCTGGCCGCGGTGCTCGCGGACGTCACCGCCGAGTGCGGGCCGGCCCTGCGGGTGCTCTCCGGCGAGGCCGAACGCCGAGCGTATGAGACCGACGCGCTCACCGCGCACCGCGTTCTGCCCGGGTTGGTCCTGCTTCCGGCCGACCGCTCCCAGGTGGCGCCGATCGTGCGCGCGTGCGTCCGGCACGGCGTCCCGTACGTCGCCCGCGGCGCCGGCACCGGCCTGTCCGGCGGCGCGCTGCCGGCCGAATCAGGCGTCGTCATCGCGCTGGCGAAGCTCAACCGGATACTTGATGTTGACCCCGACCGGCGGGTCGCGATCGTGGAGCCGGGCGCGACCAACCTGTCCATCAGCGCGGCCGCCGGCCAATACGGGCTCTACTACGCCCCGGACCCCTCCTCCCAGGTGGTGTGCACGATCGGCGGCAACGTCGCGGAGAACTCCGGCGGCGCGCACTGCCTGAAGTACGGCTTCACCTCGCACCACGTGCTCGCCGTGGAGACCGTGCTCCCCGACGGCAGCGTCGCGGTGCTGGGCTCGGATGACATCGAAGCCCCTTGTTACGACGCCCCCGGCTACGACCTGCGCGGCGTGTTCGTGGGCGCCGAGGGGACGTGCGGCGTGGCCACCCGGATCGCGGTCCGGCTGCTGCGCCGGCCCGAGGTGGTCCGCACGCTGGTCGCGGACTTCCCCGACGTGCCCTCGGCCTGCGAGACGGTCAGCGCGGTCATCGCCGCCGGCATCGTGCCGGCCGCCATCGAGATGATGGACAACCTGGCCATCCGGGCCTGCGAGGACGCGGTGCACGCCGGCTACGACCGGGAGGCGGCGGCCTCGCTCATCATCGAGCTCGACGGCCCGGCCGAGGAGTGCGCCGAGCAGTTCGAGCATGTCAGCGCCCTGTGCTCGCGGCACGCCTGCACCCGGCTGCGGATCGCCGCGGACGACGCCGAGCGCGCCGCCATCTGGGCCGGCCGCAAGGCCGCGTTCGCCGCGATGGGCCGGCTCTCGCCGGAGTTCCTGCTGCAGGACGGCGTCGTGCCCCGCACCCGGCTGGCCGAGGCGCTGGCCGGCATCGCGGACCTGTCGGCGGCGGCGGGGTTGCGTGTTGCCAATGTCTTCCACGCCGGCGATGGAAACCTGCATCCGCTCGTTCTGTACCGGGCGGCCGACGGCCAGGGACCGGCCGCCGAGACCCTCGCCGCGGACATCGCAGAGCTCTGTGTCGCCCTCGGCGGCTCGCTGTCCGGCGAGCACGGGATCGGCGTGGACAAGGCCTGCTCGATGCCCAAGATGTTCTCCCCCGCGGACCTGACGGCGATGGACCGTCTGCGCGCCGCGTTCGACCCGTCAGGGCTGTGCAACCCCGGAAAGGTGTTCCCGACTCCCGCGCTGTGCGGTGAGGCCAGGGCCGGGGCCTATCAGCCGCACCCGCTCGAAGAGACCGGAAAGATCCAGAGATGGTAGCCGCCTCCTCCTCCGCTTCCAACGCCGACGGCGGCTCGTCCGCGGCCCCGGGCACGTCGGCCGACGGCGCCGCCGCCGCGCCCGAACCGCCGACGGGCCCGCGCTCGATCACCCCGACGACGCTGAAGGACCTGCGCGACGCCGTCTCCACGGTCGGCGCGGTCCTGATACGGGGTACCGGGACGGCCACCACCTGGGGCGCCCCGGTGCGCGACGCGCGCACCACGGTGTCGCTGGCCGGCATGGACCGCGTCCTGGACCACCGCCCGGCCGACATGACGGTGCACGTCCAGGGCGGGATCCGGCTGGACGTGCTGCAGGCCGAGCTGGCCGCGCGCGGCCAGTGGCTGCCGTACGACCCGGCGCGCTCGGAGGCCACCATCGGCGGCCTGCTGGCCACGGGCGACGCCGGCCCGCGCCGGCTGGCCTACGGCTCGCTGCGCGAGCTGGTGATCGGCGCGACGATGGTCTTCCCGGACGGCGCGATCGCCAAGAGCGGCGGGCACGTCATCAAGAACGTGGCCGGCTACGACCTGGCGAAGCTGTGCCACGGCTCGCTGGGCACCCTCGGCGTCGTGGCCGAACTCGTCCTGCGCGTCCATCCGCTGCCGCAGACCTCCCGCACCGTCATGGTGCGCGACGTGAACACCGCCCTGGCCCAGAAGCTCACCTGGGCCCTGAACCGCTCGGCGATCGAGCCGACGGCCGTGGAGTGGTGCGAACCCGAGCAGGTCCTGGCGGTCCGCTTCGACGGAACCGCCGACGGCGCCGCCGCGCGCGCCGCGGCGGCCCGCTCGATGCTCACCGGCAGCCTGGCCGAACTCGACGCCGGCGAGGCGCACAGCTTCTGGGAATCGCACGCGGCACGGGTCGTCGCAGAACCCGGAGACACCGTCCTGCGAGCCGCCACCCGCCCGGGCATCGACCCCGGCCTGGTCGGCTCCCTGTCAGCATTCGCGGACGGCGCGGGCGTCAAGGCACTGCTCACCTGCAGCCCGGCCACCGGCGCCTACACGGTCCGCATCACCGGCGCCGACGCCAAGGCCCACGCCGAGCTGGTGAAGAACTGGCGCACCTCGGTCGAGGCCGTCGGCGGCTTCGTGATGCTGCGCCGCCGCCGCCCCGGCGTCGACGCGATGGTGGAGTCCTGGGGCCGCGCACCGGGCAGCGTCGAGGTGATGCGGCGGGTGAAGGGGAACTTCGACCCGGAGAACCGGTTCGCCCCGGGCCGTTTCGCGCCCTGGTTC
This genomic window from Catenulispora sp. MAP5-51 contains:
- a CDS encoding cupin domain-containing protein; this translates as MPLSTLADAPHFARDGFTFRPLAVPSRGSTELAVWALDLEPGAVSETHSMDREEIFVVIGGAVCATVGGREATAGPGDAIIVPAHAGLQIRNASTEEPARLTVATSVGMRAIVGGAPFTPPWAQ
- a CDS encoding FAD-linked oxidase C-terminal domain-containing protein, whose product is MGRTTQTDRRQALAAVLADVTAECGPALRVLSGEAERRAYETDALTAHRVLPGLVLLPADRSQVAPIVRACVRHGVPYVARGAGTGLSGGALPAESGVVIALAKLNRILDVDPDRRVAIVEPGATNLSISAAAGQYGLYYAPDPSSQVVCTIGGNVAENSGGAHCLKYGFTSHHVLAVETVLPDGSVAVLGSDDIEAPCYDAPGYDLRGVFVGAEGTCGVATRIAVRLLRRPEVVRTLVADFPDVPSACETVSAVIAAGIVPAAIEMMDNLAIRACEDAVHAGYDREAAASLIIELDGPAEECAEQFEHVSALCSRHACTRLRIAADDAERAAIWAGRKAAFAAMGRLSPEFLLQDGVVPRTRLAEALAGIADLSAAAGLRVANVFHAGDGNLHPLVLYRAADGQGPAAETLAADIAELCVALGGSLSGEHGIGVDKACSMPKMFSPADLTAMDRLRAAFDPSGLCNPGKVFPTPALCGEARAGAYQPHPLEETGKIQRW
- a CDS encoding FAD-binding oxidoreductase — encoded protein: MVAASSSASNADGGSSAAPGTSADGAAAAPEPPTGPRSITPTTLKDLRDAVSTVGAVLIRGTGTATTWGAPVRDARTTVSLAGMDRVLDHRPADMTVHVQGGIRLDVLQAELAARGQWLPYDPARSEATIGGLLATGDAGPRRLAYGSLRELVIGATMVFPDGAIAKSGGHVIKNVAGYDLAKLCHGSLGTLGVVAELVLRVHPLPQTSRTVMVRDVNTALAQKLTWALNRSAIEPTAVEWCEPEQVLAVRFDGTADGAAARAAAARSMLTGSLAELDAGEAHSFWESHAARVVAEPGDTVLRAATRPGIDPGLVGSLSAFADGAGVKALLTCSPATGAYTVRITGADAKAHAELVKNWRTSVEAVGGFVMLRRRRPGVDAMVESWGRAPGSVEVMRRVKGNFDPENRFAPGRFAPWF
- a CDS encoding GlxA family transcriptional regulator, translating into MTLTAPRPRLAPTRDRGTVAVLLFRDAPLFESSIPISVFGVDRRVMGLPYYRLLVCAGEAGPLATTGSLRVSTPFGLSGADQAGTVIVPAWRAPGERPPEPALAAVRKAHKEGARLAAFDSGVFVLAAAGVLDGRGATTHWMYAPALARHHRRVKVDARSMQIDHGDVVTGAGAAAGLDLCLYLVRMDHGAEAASALARRLVVGPGRRSGQAAYFDRHLPSELGAGTPIGDAMSWALDHLAEPFDVDEFAKHSAMSRRTFDRRFLEVTGTTPLRWVNSQRVIAAQRILESTDLPVDEVARRSGFASGPAMRANFLRVLGTQPARYREAYLASRARGGREGREG